Proteins co-encoded in one Cupriavidus nantongensis genomic window:
- a CDS encoding response regulator: MSNAAPTLLVVDDHPMALSGTTAFLAEVMPDVAVHAAGSAREALASLQQGLRPDIVLLDIWLNDGTGFDAMQTFKTVIPGARFIFMSAEATPEIVGRARALSACGFVGKHLDANAFTAAVRKVLAGDTAFPTDEALNGRAQSFGPAHGIPVTPAELGLTPRQGSVLALVLEGLPNKVIARRLGLTENTVKEHVSAILQRLGVRTRMQVMSRMERFRLRQ, encoded by the coding sequence ATGTCGAACGCTGCACCGACGTTGTTGGTGGTCGATGATCATCCTATGGCCTTGTCAGGGACCACCGCCTTCCTGGCCGAAGTCATGCCGGATGTGGCAGTCCATGCCGCCGGCAGCGCCCGCGAGGCCCTGGCCAGCCTGCAGCAAGGCTTGCGCCCCGATATCGTGCTGCTCGATATCTGGCTGAACGATGGTACCGGCTTCGATGCCATGCAGACCTTCAAGACCGTCATCCCGGGCGCGCGCTTTATCTTCATGTCGGCCGAGGCCACCCCCGAAATCGTCGGCCGCGCCCGCGCGCTGTCGGCATGCGGCTTCGTCGGCAAGCACCTCGACGCCAATGCCTTCACCGCCGCGGTGCGCAAGGTGCTGGCCGGCGACACCGCCTTCCCCACCGATGAAGCCCTCAACGGGCGCGCGCAGTCGTTCGGCCCGGCCCACGGCATTCCGGTCACGCCCGCCGAACTGGGCCTGACGCCGCGCCAGGGTTCGGTGCTGGCGCTGGTGCTCGAAGGCCTGCCCAACAAGGTGATCGCGCGGCGGCTGGGGCTGACCGAGAACACCGTCAAGGAACACGTGTCTGCGATCCTGCAGCGCCTGGGCGTGCGCACCCGCATGCAGGTGATGTCGCGCATGGAACGGTTCCGGCTGCGCCAGTAA